The following proteins are co-located in the Sporolactobacillus pectinivorans genome:
- the tsaE gene encoding tRNA (adenosine(37)-N6)-threonylcarbamoyltransferase complex ATPase subunit type 1 TsaE — MHQWIFHSPEETMAFSEKVAGYLMPDDVLTLSGDLGAGKTIFTKGLARGLDINEIVSSPTFTIVKEYRSGRLPLFHMDVYRISDEEDIGLEDYFEKGGVTVIEWAENIPSWIPDDCLNVEIARIDEHSRNITLSASGKRSESLYGEIVKDECTRD, encoded by the coding sequence ATGCATCAATGGATTTTTCATTCTCCTGAAGAAACAATGGCCTTTTCTGAAAAAGTGGCCGGCTATTTGATGCCGGACGATGTACTAACGCTTTCCGGAGATCTTGGTGCCGGAAAGACCATTTTTACGAAGGGGCTTGCAAGGGGACTGGATATAAATGAGATAGTAAGCAGTCCCACTTTTACAATTGTCAAAGAATATCGAAGCGGACGTCTTCCGCTTTTTCATATGGACGTGTACCGGATCAGTGACGAAGAAGACATTGGTTTGGAAGACTATTTTGAAAAGGGAGGAGTTACAGTCATTGAATGGGCTGAAAATATCCCCTCCTGGATTCCAGATGATTGCCTAAACGTTGAGATTGCAAGAATAGATGAGCATTCAAGAAACATTACATTATCAGCAAGTGGGAAAAGATCTGAAAGTTTATACGGGGAGATAGTGAAGGATGAATGTACTCGCGATTGA